One Leifsonia shinshuensis DNA window includes the following coding sequences:
- a CDS encoding cytochrome c biogenesis CcdA family protein encodes MLGTFAFAFAAGMLSTVNPCGFAMLPAFLAYYIGRDEPGAQQSLVRRALVGLGAGLLVSAGFAGVLSVAGLLVALGMRSLIGAVPWVAVLVGVLLVGLGTALLAGRHVGFTMNSSRIARQGRGPSAMLAFGAAYGVASLSCTLAVLLAVIGQALAAGSAVGLVVVFAAYAAGAAMVLVLLALSSALASGLLARILHRTARYVPRIAGAVLLLSGIYLVAYWAPALVAGGANESLATTGSRISSAMTAFLSSNIGLVTGSALAAVAVILISAILVRARNRSRNTVTADDDEPRSR; translated from the coding sequence GTGTTGGGTACCTTCGCTTTCGCCTTCGCGGCGGGCATGCTGTCGACGGTGAACCCGTGCGGATTCGCGATGCTGCCCGCGTTCCTCGCCTACTACATTGGCCGCGACGAACCCGGCGCGCAGCAGAGCCTCGTACGGCGTGCGCTGGTCGGGCTCGGAGCCGGGCTGCTGGTCAGCGCCGGATTCGCCGGAGTGCTGAGCGTGGCCGGGCTGCTGGTCGCACTTGGAATGCGCAGCCTGATCGGAGCGGTGCCGTGGGTAGCAGTGCTGGTCGGTGTGCTGCTTGTCGGGCTTGGCACCGCTTTGCTCGCCGGCCGGCACGTCGGGTTCACCATGAACTCCAGCCGGATCGCTCGGCAAGGACGCGGCCCGAGCGCGATGCTCGCCTTTGGTGCCGCGTACGGGGTGGCGTCCCTGTCCTGCACCCTCGCGGTGCTGCTTGCGGTGATCGGCCAGGCTCTGGCAGCTGGCAGCGCGGTCGGCCTGGTGGTGGTGTTCGCCGCGTACGCAGCCGGAGCGGCGATGGTGCTGGTGCTCTTGGCTCTGTCCTCGGCCCTGGCCAGCGGCCTGCTGGCGCGGATCCTGCACCGCACCGCAAGGTATGTGCCCCGGATCGCCGGGGCGGTGCTGCTGCTGTCCGGGATCTACCTCGTCGCCTATTGGGCACCTGCGTTGGTCGCCGGGGGCGCGAATGAGAGCCTGGCCACGACCGGCAGCCGCATTTCCTCCGCTATGACCGCTTTCCTCAGCAGCAACATAGGTCTGGTCACCGGCTCCGCCCTGGCCGCGGTCGCGGTCATCTTGATCAGCGCAATTCTCGTCCGCGCGCGGAACCGATCCCGGAACACAGTGACGGCCGACGATGACGAGCCGCGATCACGGTAA
- a CDS encoding dihydrolipoyl dehydrogenase family protein, giving the protein MSERVDVAVLGMGPGGEVAASRLMKAGKKVAVIERELIGGECAYWACVPSKTVLRPPEAQTEVQRAAGVSGAELNWSETSDYRDYMIRNLNDAGQVEGYSKRGALVIKEDARITGPGRIQAGEQEILAEHIIIATGSDAVVPPLEGLEDITAWTNRETYTATSLPGSAVIVGGSAVGVETATFLSRFGVNVTLLQRGPRLIDREDPRVGELAKHYLQSAGVDVRLNAVVRRGRRDGGASVIELEDGSTATGDVVIFATGRSPRSGGLGFEDVGVSLGEHGQVLVDDQCRAAENIWAIGDVTGVMPFTHVAKYQGRIAAEAILGGTRKAFYDGIPRVVFGEPEIAAVGLTQQQSDHAGLHTTATELDLADAITRPWTYEKDPVGNLGLLVDTEAKVLVGAWAVAPLAGEWIHHASLAIRARIPLDTLRDQVAQYPTYNEAYLAALDHIKA; this is encoded by the coding sequence ATGAGTGAACGTGTCGATGTTGCGGTGCTCGGGATGGGCCCCGGCGGTGAGGTCGCGGCGAGCCGGCTGATGAAGGCTGGCAAGAAGGTTGCCGTGATCGAGCGGGAGCTGATCGGCGGGGAATGCGCCTACTGGGCCTGCGTCCCCTCGAAGACCGTGCTGCGGCCGCCGGAGGCGCAGACCGAGGTCCAGCGAGCGGCCGGAGTCAGCGGTGCGGAGTTGAACTGGTCGGAGACTAGCGACTACCGCGACTACATGATCCGGAACCTCAATGACGCTGGCCAGGTCGAGGGCTACAGCAAGCGAGGTGCCCTCGTCATCAAAGAGGATGCCCGCATCACCGGCCCTGGCCGTATCCAGGCCGGCGAGCAGGAAATACTGGCCGAGCACATCATCATCGCCACCGGTTCCGATGCGGTCGTGCCGCCACTGGAGGGTCTGGAGGACATCACCGCCTGGACGAACCGGGAGACCTACACCGCGACGTCACTGCCCGGCAGTGCCGTAATCGTCGGCGGGAGCGCCGTCGGGGTGGAAACGGCGACGTTCCTCTCCCGGTTCGGTGTGAACGTCACCCTGCTGCAGCGTGGCCCCAGGCTGATCGACCGCGAGGATCCGCGCGTCGGGGAGCTTGCCAAGCACTACCTTCAGAGCGCCGGGGTCGACGTGCGGCTGAACGCGGTGGTCCGAAGAGGGCGCCGCGATGGCGGCGCGAGCGTGATCGAGCTCGAGGACGGCAGCACGGCCACCGGAGACGTCGTGATCTTCGCCACCGGCCGCAGCCCCCGCAGCGGCGGCCTCGGCTTCGAGGACGTCGGCGTCTCGCTCGGTGAGCACGGTCAGGTGCTGGTGGACGACCAGTGCCGGGCGGCCGAGAACATCTGGGCGATCGGCGATGTGACCGGGGTCATGCCGTTCACCCATGTGGCGAAGTACCAGGGCCGCATCGCCGCCGAGGCGATCCTCGGCGGGACGCGGAAAGCGTTCTACGACGGCATCCCTCGCGTCGTGTTCGGGGAGCCGGAGATCGCCGCGGTGGGGCTCACCCAGCAGCAGTCCGATCACGCCGGTTTGCACACCACAGCCACCGAGCTCGACCTCGCCGACGCAATCACCCGGCCCTGGACTTACGAGAAGGACCCCGTCGGCAACCTCGGGCTCCTGGTCGATACCGAGGCGAAGGTGCTGGTCGGCGCCTGGGCCGTCGCACCCTTGGCCGGGGAGTGGATCCACCACGCCTCGCTCGCCATCCGGGCACGGATACCGCTAGACACCCTCCGCGACCAGGTCGCCCAATACCCCACCTACAACGAGGCCTACCTCGCCGCCCTCGACCACATCAAGGCCTGA
- the merB gene encoding organomercurial lyase MerB, with translation MTENDTLAERLTSSETGQEASLWLPLMKLLAQGDPVEVSTLATVTGRSEADVQQALAAVPDIEYEYGRIIGQGLTLRPTPHRFEVNGEQLYTWCALDTLIFPTLLDASARVESVSPATGEPIAVTVGPHGVQSVSPETAVVSLVNPEDMTSIRSAFCNQVHYFTSAEDAQTWLETHPGGEVMPVADAYALGTQMARTMIENAQEGSGPSGADSCC, from the coding sequence ATGACCGAGAACGACACGCTCGCAGAGCGCCTCACGTCGAGCGAGACCGGGCAGGAAGCCTCTCTCTGGCTGCCGCTGATGAAACTACTTGCCCAAGGCGACCCGGTTGAGGTCAGCACCCTCGCGACGGTGACCGGGCGCAGCGAAGCCGACGTGCAACAGGCGCTGGCCGCGGTTCCCGACATCGAGTACGAGTACGGCCGCATCATCGGCCAGGGCCTCACCCTGCGTCCCACCCCGCACCGCTTCGAGGTCAACGGTGAGCAGCTCTACACCTGGTGCGCACTGGACACCCTGATCTTCCCCACCCTGCTGGACGCGTCAGCGCGGGTCGAGTCCGTTAGCCCCGCAACCGGCGAGCCGATCGCCGTCACCGTCGGCCCCCACGGGGTTCAGTCGGTCTCGCCCGAGACCGCCGTGGTTTCCCTCGTCAATCCCGAGGACATGACCTCGATCCGATCGGCGTTCTGCAACCAGGTGCACTACTTCACGTCCGCCGAGGACGCGCAAACCTGGCTCGAGACACACCCAGGAGGAGAAGTCATGCCCGTGGCCGACGCCTACGCCCTCGGCACCCAAATGGCTCGAACCATGATCGAGAATGCCCAGGAGGGAAGCGGCCCGTCAGGCGCCGACAGCTGCTGCTAG
- the merA gene encoding mercury(II) reductase, translating into MTNSAPAEFDLAVIGSGGGAFAAAIRATNLGKRVVMIERSTVGGTCVNTGCVPSKALVAAAEARHVALDAARFPGIDASVEPVDMPALIEGKRVLVEGMRSEKYVDLIGEYGWELLQGDATFTGSPDDPALTVTDFEGRQVPVRAEQYLVATGSRPWAPTVEGLAEVDFLTSTTAMEVSEVPESLLVLGGGPVAIEMAQLFSRLGSKVTMLVRSRLASTEEPEVARALAAVFADEGIRVVRRAALTSVSADPTTGEILATATVSGGREEFRAARLLVATGRRPVTEGLNLEAVGVQTGDLGEVVVDDELATSNPRIWAAGDVTGHPEYVYVAAAHGALVAENAFNNAGRKIDYGHLPRIIFSSPTVAAVGMTDKQANHSGVRCRCQVVPLEYVPRAIVNRDTRGFIKMVAEADTGRIVGLTAVGKEAADLAAAGVYILEAGMTVDQVGKLWSPYLTMAEGIRIAAQSFSTDVSKLSCCAA; encoded by the coding sequence ATGACCAACAGCGCACCCGCCGAGTTCGATCTGGCGGTGATCGGCTCCGGAGGCGGTGCCTTCGCCGCCGCGATTCGGGCGACCAACCTTGGCAAGCGAGTCGTGATGATCGAGCGGTCGACCGTCGGCGGTACCTGTGTGAACACCGGTTGTGTGCCCTCAAAGGCACTAGTCGCGGCCGCCGAGGCACGCCACGTCGCGTTGGACGCCGCCCGGTTCCCGGGGATCGACGCGTCCGTGGAGCCGGTGGATATGCCGGCGCTGATCGAGGGGAAGCGGGTGCTGGTGGAGGGGATGCGCTCGGAGAAATACGTCGATCTGATCGGCGAGTACGGCTGGGAGCTGCTGCAGGGCGACGCCACCTTCACCGGATCCCCCGACGACCCGGCGCTGACCGTCACGGACTTCGAGGGCCGCCAGGTTCCCGTTCGTGCTGAGCAATATCTGGTCGCGACCGGATCACGGCCGTGGGCACCGACGGTCGAGGGGCTGGCGGAGGTCGACTTTCTGACCTCGACGACGGCGATGGAAGTGTCGGAGGTTCCGGAATCGTTGCTGGTCCTCGGTGGCGGACCGGTGGCGATCGAGATGGCGCAACTCTTCTCCCGCCTCGGATCGAAGGTGACCATGCTGGTCCGGTCGCGACTGGCCTCCACGGAGGAGCCGGAGGTCGCCCGCGCACTTGCGGCGGTGTTCGCCGACGAGGGTATCCGGGTGGTGCGTCGCGCCGCGCTCACCTCCGTGAGCGCCGACCCGACGACCGGCGAGATCCTCGCGACGGCCACCGTCTCGGGCGGCCGCGAGGAGTTTAGGGCGGCACGGCTTCTCGTCGCCACCGGTCGCCGGCCCGTAACCGAGGGACTGAACCTCGAGGCAGTAGGTGTGCAGACCGGGGATCTTGGCGAGGTCGTCGTCGACGATGAACTCGCGACCTCGAACCCGCGGATCTGGGCAGCGGGCGACGTGACCGGGCATCCGGAGTACGTCTATGTCGCCGCGGCGCACGGTGCACTCGTGGCCGAGAACGCGTTCAACAACGCCGGCCGCAAGATCGACTACGGGCACCTGCCCCGCATCATCTTCTCCAGCCCTACTGTCGCCGCTGTCGGGATGACGGACAAGCAAGCCAACCACTCCGGGGTCCGCTGCCGCTGCCAGGTGGTGCCGCTGGAGTACGTGCCCCGAGCGATCGTGAATCGCGACACCCGCGGCTTCATCAAGATGGTCGCCGAAGCAGACACCGGCCGCATAGTCGGACTCACCGCTGTCGGGAAAGAAGCGGCCGACCTTGCCGCGGCCGGGGTCTACATCCTCGAAGCCGGCATGACGGTTGACCAGGTCGGCAAGCTCTGGAGCCCCTATCTGACCATGGCCGAGGGTATCAGGATCGCCGCGCAGTCCTTCAGCACCGACGTCAGTAAGCTCTCCTGCTGCGCCGCGTAA
- a CDS encoding heavy metal-responsive transcriptional regulator, protein MRIGEAAAAASMTTKALRFYEVEGLLPYPERAPNGYRDYGEETVGRLQFIRRGRAAGLNLAQIREILRLRDAGTAPCRHVVTLLGNELERLDAQIAELTALRATVASFHEAANAGDPTRCDAELICSYV, encoded by the coding sequence ATGCGAATCGGTGAGGCCGCGGCAGCGGCGAGCATGACAACGAAGGCGCTGCGGTTCTACGAAGTCGAGGGACTGCTTCCGTATCCGGAGCGGGCCCCGAACGGCTATCGGGATTACGGAGAGGAAACCGTGGGCCGGCTGCAGTTCATCCGCCGAGGGCGGGCCGCCGGACTGAACCTGGCCCAGATCCGCGAGATCCTCCGCCTGCGGGACGCCGGCACGGCGCCCTGCCGCCACGTCGTGACGCTGCTCGGCAACGAACTCGAGCGCCTGGACGCTCAGATCGCCGAGCTCACCGCGCTGCGCGCCACGGTCGCCAGCTTCCACGAGGCCGCCAACGCCGGGGATCCAACCCGGTGTGACGCGGAACTAATCTGCAGCTACGTCTGA
- a CDS encoding IS110 family transposase, with amino-acid sequence MTIVAHSRPYVVGVDCHARTHTYVVIDTSTGQQLGCQQFPTSTAGIARAIAWAGRGTGGDAETLWVIEGVGSYGAGLARAVTNAGYQVAEAPRMNARVRRGIGKSDPLDAHTIAATALSLEETQLRTPREGQGARAALRTLVAARDQLSHERTMNINALTALLRVNDLGIDARKPLSAAQVSTVTRWRERDEPLEAVIAREEAVRLARRVHELTEQLAANLNRMTGLIQTSPAAPLLQITGVGPVTAAIVLTAWSHPGRVRSEAAFAALAGVSPIPASSGNTTRHRLNRGGDRRLNRALHTAVLVRMVHDPETRAYVENRLQEGRSRREIRRALKRYLARSVYRSLNALHQPVLTT; translated from the coding sequence GTGACTATCGTTGCGCACTCCCGCCCGTATGTCGTCGGCGTGGACTGCCACGCCCGCACCCACACCTACGTCGTCATCGACACCAGCACCGGGCAGCAGCTGGGTTGTCAGCAGTTCCCCACCAGCACGGCCGGCATCGCCCGAGCGATCGCATGGGCCGGCCGCGGAACCGGCGGTGACGCCGAGACGTTATGGGTGATCGAGGGCGTCGGCAGCTATGGCGCCGGCCTGGCCCGCGCGGTCACCAATGCCGGCTATCAGGTAGCCGAGGCGCCGCGGATGAACGCCCGCGTCCGCCGCGGAATCGGGAAGTCCGACCCGTTGGATGCCCACACGATCGCCGCCACCGCCCTCAGCCTCGAGGAGACTCAGCTGCGGACGCCGCGAGAGGGCCAAGGCGCCCGCGCTGCGCTGCGGACGCTGGTCGCCGCGCGTGACCAACTGAGCCACGAGCGCACGATGAACATCAACGCGCTCACTGCGCTGCTTCGCGTGAACGACCTCGGAATCGATGCCCGCAAACCTCTCAGCGCAGCGCAAGTGAGCACCGTGACCCGATGGCGGGAACGGGATGAACCCTTGGAAGCGGTGATCGCTCGGGAAGAGGCCGTCCGTCTCGCCCGTCGCGTTCACGAACTCACCGAGCAGCTGGCAGCGAACCTGAATCGCATGACCGGACTGATTCAGACCAGCCCCGCCGCTCCGCTTCTTCAGATCACCGGGGTTGGGCCGGTCACCGCTGCAATCGTGCTCACCGCGTGGTCCCACCCCGGCAGGGTGCGCTCCGAGGCCGCCTTCGCTGCCCTCGCCGGCGTCAGCCCCATCCCCGCATCCTCGGGCAACACCACCAGGCATCGTCTCAATCGCGGAGGCGACCGACGTCTCAACAGGGCGCTCCACACGGCCGTGCTCGTCCGCATGGTCCACGACCCCGAAACCCGCGCCTACGTCGAAAACAGGCTCCAGGAAGGACGCAGCCGACGCGAGATCCGACGGGCACTGAAACGCTACCTCGCCCGAAGCGTTTATCGATCACTCAACGCGCTCCACCAGCCAGTGCTGACGACTTGA
- a CDS encoding AlbA family DNA-binding domain-containing protein, translating to MTSPVVVDGRLTREKLDELLALGAEHPELDFKATLDLNQPAHRLGLVKDLIAMANAGSGGYVIIGADEHGAPASAHSVVDPKRFDSADLGQLVAKYVVTAPVVTSQVHEVDGRALVLVHVAPPTSGLPVLISTAGEYAVEKGMKTVLVEGVLYVRDGTRTVTATDAHWHRILSRYREGIVADTRGNIDVLVAKVVAGLGDVNAGARLAPLALEMEDGTFSEAVQPYFDRDDGLKELRRFLRSMRDAAGPNNDDSIVQSLALDKLCIVAIQAVMAESRREFQLTMDLFYDLYMKSIGTSDPDSTIPKQSQYGLEILLRLLVVGASLVDEEAWWAVESLVNRPVSDYYIIWLRHALVHASRAGLLSGGRREDSLVLVRARALALANPTLMPTLEGRALIGDDDELPDNDALLNALCQFDFLWCTVTVATHPDKDDGPLFYPSCAALKRERTAPIMDRLVKSESVRRAILPGTPASVWKEALLRVNAVAVTQSRTLHYITWWQTYGFDDYVEEHLRDSV from the coding sequence ATGACGTCTCCGGTGGTGGTCGATGGGCGGCTCACTCGCGAGAAGCTGGATGAGCTTCTGGCCCTCGGCGCTGAGCATCCCGAACTGGACTTCAAAGCGACCCTCGACCTCAACCAGCCCGCGCACCGGCTCGGACTGGTCAAGGACCTGATCGCGATGGCCAACGCTGGCTCAGGCGGTTACGTCATCATTGGCGCAGACGAACACGGGGCCCCCGCTAGCGCTCACAGCGTCGTCGATCCGAAGAGATTCGACAGCGCGGATCTCGGGCAGCTCGTCGCGAAATACGTCGTCACGGCACCGGTCGTCACCTCGCAGGTTCACGAAGTCGACGGGAGAGCGCTGGTCCTCGTTCACGTTGCGCCGCCTACCAGTGGGCTGCCAGTGCTGATCAGCACGGCCGGCGAGTACGCCGTCGAGAAGGGGATGAAGACAGTTCTTGTCGAGGGTGTCTTGTACGTGCGGGACGGCACTCGTACCGTCACGGCCACGGATGCCCACTGGCACCGGATTCTGAGCCGCTACCGCGAGGGCATTGTCGCCGATACTCGAGGGAACATCGACGTGCTCGTCGCCAAAGTGGTTGCCGGACTAGGCGATGTAAATGCGGGCGCGCGGCTAGCACCGCTCGCCCTCGAGATGGAGGACGGCACCTTCTCCGAGGCGGTGCAGCCGTACTTCGACCGCGACGATGGGCTGAAAGAGTTGCGGCGTTTCCTGCGCTCGATGCGCGATGCGGCCGGCCCCAACAACGATGACTCAATTGTGCAATCCCTCGCTCTGGACAAGCTGTGTATCGTCGCCATCCAGGCGGTCATGGCCGAGTCGCGGCGAGAATTCCAGCTCACCATGGACCTCTTCTACGACCTGTACATGAAATCGATCGGAACGTCGGACCCGGACTCAACGATCCCGAAGCAATCGCAGTACGGGCTAGAGATCTTGCTGCGTCTGCTCGTAGTCGGCGCATCCCTGGTCGACGAGGAAGCGTGGTGGGCGGTCGAGTCACTAGTAAATCGGCCGGTCAGCGATTACTACATCATCTGGCTACGCCACGCGCTAGTCCATGCATCGAGAGCGGGCCTGCTCTCCGGCGGTCGACGAGAGGATTCCTTGGTCCTCGTCCGGGCACGGGCGCTTGCGTTGGCGAATCCGACCCTAATGCCCACGCTCGAGGGTCGAGCTCTGATTGGCGACGATGACGAGCTTCCCGACAATGACGCACTGCTGAACGCACTGTGCCAGTTCGACTTCCTTTGGTGCACGGTCACCGTCGCCACACACCCGGACAAGGACGACGGGCCGTTGTTCTATCCCTCGTGCGCGGCGCTGAAGCGAGAGCGAACTGCACCCATCATGGACCGGCTCGTGAAATCAGAATCCGTTCGTCGCGCGATCCTCCCGGGCACCCCGGCGTCGGTTTGGAAAGAGGCTCTCCTCAGGGTTAACGCTGTCGCTGTGACGCAAAGTCGGACCTTGCACTACATCACCTGGTGGCAAACGTACGGGTTCGACGATTACGTCGAAGAGCATCTCAGGGACTCCGTTTAG
- a CDS encoding helix-turn-helix transcriptional regulator encodes MDDRNRLALRLSYDLAGVTDRGTYLNAMIESLAVVFPCDSNGWVGMDLPRGRYEFYGTNGSGDPRHASSVQRTKDAHPMLTSYLAHPGDIAPRRISDIVGDRDWLNHPLYREVFVPLGARRELTIVVSPVSPVEFDGWGFHRATRDFTDAEVETATDIQAVLVTLNRLTLIGAKTRAEHDRRRLSAREAQILQLVAQGFRATDIALMLRISASTVRKHMEHVYEKLGEHSRVRAINAAIRDGDITG; translated from the coding sequence ATGGATGACAGGAATCGCCTCGCACTGCGTTTGAGCTACGACCTCGCTGGTGTCACCGACCGCGGGACCTATCTGAACGCCATGATCGAGTCGCTTGCCGTCGTGTTCCCGTGCGACTCCAACGGGTGGGTCGGCATGGACCTGCCGCGCGGCCGCTACGAGTTCTACGGCACGAACGGGTCAGGCGATCCCCGGCATGCGTCCAGTGTGCAGCGGACGAAGGACGCACATCCGATGCTGACGTCGTATCTGGCGCATCCGGGCGACATCGCCCCGCGGCGGATCAGCGACATCGTCGGCGACCGCGACTGGCTGAACCACCCGCTCTACCGGGAGGTTTTCGTCCCGCTGGGCGCCCGTCGCGAGTTGACGATCGTCGTCTCGCCGGTCAGCCCCGTCGAATTCGACGGTTGGGGCTTTCATCGCGCGACCCGGGACTTCACCGATGCTGAAGTGGAGACCGCGACGGATATCCAAGCGGTCCTGGTCACGCTGAACCGGCTGACGCTGATCGGCGCGAAAACGCGCGCGGAGCACGACCGACGGCGGCTCTCGGCACGGGAGGCTCAGATCCTTCAGCTGGTGGCGCAGGGCTTTCGCGCGACGGACATCGCGCTGATGCTGCGGATCAGCGCGTCGACCGTGCGCAAGCATATGGAGCACGTGTACGAGAAGCTGGGCGAGCACAGCCGCGTTCGCGCGATCAATGCCGCGATCCGGGACGGCGACATCACCGGGTGA